The Staphylococcus simiae genome includes the window TGCTAGATTGTTAGGTGGTTTCTTTATGAAACATCATGCATATCGTATGAGAATAGATGATTTAGAACATTATATTTCTGGCTATGTACAATATCAAAAAGCTTTTAAGAATGAGTAACACAAATTAGTCATAAAATTAACAGTTATAACTAACTTTGTAATTTCTAATATTCATAATTTAAAAATCGGACTAATAGAAAATAATTTAAGATTTTCTATTAGTCCGATTTATTATAGAGTGAAAAAGGGTGTGGAACAGAAGATTTCACACTTAAATTCAAACATTTGGCAGTAACTGTCTGGTTTGTAAAATGTTGATAAATCAACGTTTTACAAACTTAGTCAGTCTTGCGGAGGTAGGTTTACGAAATAAATTTTATTTCGTAATCCCACTCCCTAAACTATTTTCTATATTTAAGTCGTGCAAACGCATCGTGCTGGTGGATAGATTCTTCATTACGACACTCAATGTCGAAACCATCAATCCAATCAAATTCTACTAAGTCAGCAGCAATCAAACGGATTAAATCCTCGACGAATCTTGGGTTCTCATAAGCACGTTCAGTCACACGCTTTTCATCAGGTCTTTTTAAAATTGGATATAACATAGAACTAGCGTTGGCTTCCATAGCGTCTAATACTTTGTTTTTATAGTCATCAACAATATTTTGTTCTTTATCAATATACACTTTTACTGTAACAACACCACGTTGATTGTGAGCAGAATATTCACTAATTTCTTTAGAACATGGACATAAAGTCGTCACGGTTGCTTGTATAGTTAATTCTTTACGAGTAATACGATCTCCTTCAATGGCTAAACCGTATGATACATCAGCGTTACCTACAGATTTAATATGTGTTACAGGACTAAAGCGATCAAAGAACCATTTACCTGAAACATCTACACCAGCTGCGTTTTGCTTCATATTATGTTGTAATGTACGCAACAATTGGTAAAGCGTATTAAATTCTAACTCGATACCATTATCATAGTGCTTTTCAACGCTTTCAATAATACGACTCATATTAATACCTTTTTCGTTTTTATTCAAACTAGTTGAAAAACTGAAATTACCAGCTGTTTGATATTGATCAATTAAAACTGGATAAGTTAAATTTTTAATACCAACTTCTTCGATTTCAAACAAAAAATTCTTATGTGTGCTTTGTAAATCAGTCATTTCGTCTTTAGTTGTTGGCTTAGTACCTTGAATAGGATCTACGGAACCAAAGTGTTTCCAACGACCTTCTCGTGTTGATAAATCAAATTCAGTCATCGTTTACCTCCGATTAAGATTTAAAGTGATATGTCCAAAATGGCTCTACAGATAAGAAACT containing:
- the folE2 gene encoding GTP cyclohydrolase FolE2; this encodes MTEFDLSTREGRWKHFGSVDPIQGTKPTTKDEMTDLQSTHKNFLFEIEEVGIKNLTYPVLIDQYQTAGNFSFSTSLNKNEKGINMSRIIESVEKHYDNGIELEFNTLYQLLRTLQHNMKQNAAGVDVSGKWFFDRFSPVTHIKSVGNADVSYGLAIEGDRITRKELTIQATVTTLCPCSKEISEYSAHNQRGVVTVKVYIDKEQNIVDDYKNKVLDAMEANASSMLYPILKRPDEKRVTERAYENPRFVEDLIRLIAADLVEFDWIDGFDIECRNEESIHQHDAFARLKYRK